In a genomic window of Lepisosteus oculatus isolate fLepOcu1 chromosome 5, fLepOcu1.hap2, whole genome shotgun sequence:
- the LOC138239098 gene encoding olfactory receptor class A-like protein 1, with product MEVRLMLKAAGFICLDAVGIPGNLGLLLFFCRLRISQGGLPPSDLVLGNLVFVNLVVVMCRGIPQALTALGVRSLLGDPGCKVVIFAYRMGRAMSICVTSLLSCYQCVVIAPPGSRVWTRLKSWLPHRIPHMLLLLYGLNVAIYPTALLYSSAPTNSSLSEYTLNLEFCVVAFPSFEVYMGNGVMYIVRDFVFVGMMASAGGYIVVILYRHRRQTRGLQGADRMQRKTVEASKAVLTLIAMYVILFSLDNVMWIYPLCVSHVHPIVSDIRVFFASCYSALSPVFIITTNKKIAASLSCCKGKDQKLLIAESTVSHLSPGGHSPYQGYPVVVPPVEMGRLPATPAQRMPQRGDALPDGAGQLFLHLPARVRPGHYNGKAPWETYEAQFQLAARTNGWTRAEMAGHLAALLEGVQCAMPADRGSDGGVQRGG from the exons ATGGAGGTGCGGCTCATGCTGAAAGCGGCGGGCTTCATCTGCCTGGATGCAGTAGGGATCCCTGGGAATCTCGGCCTGCTGCTGTTCTTCTGTCGCCTGCGCATCTCGCAAGGTGGGCTTCCGCCCAGCGACCTGGTGCTTGGGAACCTGGTCTTCGTTAACCTGGTGGTGGTGATGTGCCGCGGCATCCCACAGGCCCTGACTGCGCTGGGCGTGCGGAGCCTCCTCGGGGACCCCGGCTGCAAGGTGGTCATCTTCGCCTACCGCATGGGCCGGGCCATGTCCATCTGCGTCACCTCCCTGCTCAGCTGCTACCAGTGCGTTGTCATCGCCCCCCCTGGCTCGCGCGTCTGGACCAGGCTGAAGAGCTGGCTCCCGCACCGGATCCCCCACATGCTCCTGCTGCTTTATGGGCTGAACGTCGCAATCTACCCGACCGCGCTGCTCTATTCCTCGGCCCCAACCAACTCCTCCCTCTCCGAGTACACTCTGAACCTGGAGTTCTGCGTCGTGGCCTTCCCCAGCTTCGAGGTGTACATGGGAAACGGGGTAATGTACATCGTGCGGGACTTCGTCTTCGTGGGCATGATGGCCAGCGCGGGTGGCTACATCGTCGTGATCCTGTACCGCCACAGGAGGCAAACGAGGGGCTTGCAGGGTGCCGACCGCATGCAGAGAAAGACAGTGGAGGCGTCCAAGGCTGTCCTCACACTCATCGCCATGTACGTCATCCTGTTTAGTCTGGACAACGTCATGTGGATTTACCCGCTCTGCGTGTCCCATGTCCACCCCATCGTCTCCGACATACGCGTCTTCTTTGCCTCCTGCTACTCCGCCCTGAGCCCCGTCTTCATTATCACCACCAACAAAAAGATTGCAGCCAGTCTGAGCTGCTGCAAAGGGAAGGACCAGAAACTTCTCATTGCGGAGTCCACCGTCTCACACTTGTCACCTG gtggccacagcccttaccagggctacccagtagtggtcccACCGGTAGAAATGGGGCGACTGCCCGCTACTCCCGCCCAGCGGATGCCCCAGAGAGGAGATGCTCTCCCCGACGGAGCTGGCCAGCTATTCCTACACCTGCCAGCGCGGGTGCGACCTGGTCATTACAACGGGAAAGCGCCTTGGGAAACATACGAGGCacagttccagctcgcggcccgaACGAATGGCTGGACCCGGGCAGAGATGGCGGGCCACCTGGCGGCGCTGCTGGAAGGAGTGCAGTGCGCCatgccggctgaccgaggcaGCGACGGTGGAGTCCAGCGAGGGGGATGA
- the LOC138239099 gene encoding olfactory receptor class A-like protein 1: MEVRLMLKAAGFICLDAVGIPGNLGLLLFFCRLRISQGGLPPSDLVLGNLVFVNLVVVMCRGIPQALTALGVRSLLGDPGCKVVIFAYRMGRAMSICVTSLLSCYQCVVVAPPSLRGWTRLKSWLPHRIPHMLLLFLGLNVAVCPASLLYASAPTNSSLSEYTLNLEFCVVAFTSFEAYMGNGVMYIVRDFVFVGMMASAGGYIIVILYRHRKQTRGLQGADRMQRKTVEASKAVLTLIAMYVILFGLDNVVWIYTLCVSRVHPIVSDTRVFFASCYSALSPIFIITTNKKIAASLSCCKGKDQKRLIAESTV, translated from the coding sequence ATGGAGGTGCGGCTCATGCTGAAAGCGGCGGGCTTCATCTGCCTGGACGCGGTAGGGATCCCTGGGAATCTCGGCCTGCTGCTGTTCTTCTGCCGCCTGCGCATCTCGCAAGGTGGGCTTCCGCCCAGCGACCTGGTGCTTGGGAACCTGGTCTTCGTTAACCTGGTGGTGGTGATGTGCCGCGGCATCCCACAGGCCCTGACTGCGCTGGGCGTGCGGAGCCTCCTCGGGGACCCCGGCTGCAAGGTGGTCATCTTCGCCTACCGCATGGGCCGGGCCATGTCCATCTGCGTCACCTCCCTGCTCAGCTGCTACCAGTGCGTTGTCGTCGCCCCCCCTAGCTTACGCGGCTGGACCAGGTTGAAGAGCTGGCTCCCACACCGTATCCCCCACATGCTCCTGCTGTTTTTAGGTCTGAACGTCGCGGTCTGCCCAGCCTCGCTACTCTACGCCTCGGCCCCAACCAACTCCTCCCTCTCTGAGTACACTCTGAACCTGGAGTTCTGCGTCGTGGCCTTCACCAGCTTCGAGGCATACATGGGAAACGGGGTGATGTACATTGTGCGGGACTTCGTCTTCGTGGGCATGATGGCCAGCGCGGGTGGCTACATCATCGTGATCCTGTACCGCCACAGGAAGCAAACAAGGGGCCTGCAGGGTGCCGACCGCATGCAGAGAAAGACAGTGGAGGCGTCCAAGGCTGTCCTCACCCTCATCGCCATGTACGTCATCCTGTTTGGCCTGGACAACGTCGTGTGGATTTACACCCTCTGCGTGTCCCGTGTCCACCCCATCGTCTCTGACACACGCGTCTTCTTTGCCTCCTGCTACTCCGCCCTGAGCCCCATCTTCATTATAACCACCAACAAAAAGATTGCAGCCAGTCTGAGCTGCTGCAAAGGGAAGGACCAGAAACGTCTCATTGCGGAGTCCACCGTCTAA
- the LOC138239100 gene encoding olfactory receptor class A-like protein 1, which translates to MEVRLMLKAAGFICLDAVGIPGNLGLLLFFCRLRISQGGLPPSDLVLGNLVFVNLVVVMCRGIPQALTALGVRSLLGDPGCKVVIFAYRMGRAMSICVTSLLSCYQCVVIAPPGSRVWTRLKSWLPHRIPHMLLLLYGLNVAIYPAALLYSSAATNSSLSEYTLNLEFCIVSFPSFEVYMGNGVMYIVRDFVFVGMMASAGGYIVVILYRHRKQMRGLQGADRMQRKTVEASKAVLTLIAMYVILFGLDNVVWIYTLCVSRVHPIVTDTRVFFASCYSALSPIFIITTNKKIAASLSCCKGKDQKHLIAESTVSHLSPGQ; encoded by the coding sequence ATGGAGGTGCGGCTCATGCTGAAAGCGGCGGGCTTCATCTGCCTGGATGCAGTAGGGATCCCTGGGAATCTCGGCCTGCTGCTGTTCTTCTGCCGCCTGCGCATCTCGCAAGGTGGGCTTCCGCCCAGCGACCTGGTGCTTGGGAACCTGGTCTTCGTTAACCTGGTGGTGGTGATGTGCCGCGGCATCCCACAGGCCCTGACTGCGCTGGGCGTGCGGAGCCTCCTCGGGGACCCCGGCTGCAAGGTGGTCATCTTCGCCTACCGCATGGGCCGGGCCATGTCCATCTGCGTCACCTCCCTGCTCAGCTGCTACCAGTGCGTTGTCATCGCCCCCCCTGGCTCGCGCGTCTGGACCAGGCTGAAGAGCTGGCTCCCGCACCGGATCCCCCACATGCTCCTGCTGCTTTATGGGCTGAACGTCGCAATCTACCCAGCTGCGTTGCTCTATTCCTCGGCGGCGACCAACTCCTCCCTCTCCGAGTACACTCTGAACCTGGAGTTCTGCATCGTGTCCTTCCCCAGCTTCGAGGTGTACATGGGAAACGGGGTAATGTACATCGTGCGGGACTTCGTCTTCGTGGGCATGATGGCCAGCGCGGGTGGCTACATCGTCGTGATCCTGTACCGCCACAGGAAGCAAATGAGGGGCTTGCAGGGTGCCGACCGCATGCAGAGAAAGACAGTGGAGGCGTCCAAGGCTGTCCTCACACTCATCGCCATGTACGTCATCCTGTTTGGCCTGGACAATGTCGTGTGGATTTACACCCTCTGCGTGTCCCGTGTCCACCCCATCGTCACCGACACACGCGTCTTCTTTGCCTCCTGCTACTCCGCCCTGAGCCCCATCTTCATTATCACCACCAACAAAAAGATTGCAGCCAGTCTGAGCTGCTGCAAAGGGAAGGACCAGAAACATCTCATTGCGGAGTCCACCGTCTCACACTTGTCACCTGGTCAGTGA